From a region of the Nonlabens dokdonensis DSW-6 genome:
- the serS gene encoding serine--tRNA ligase, whose amino-acid sequence MLQIAEIRENKDVFAKALQKRNIDALPLLENAIKVDEQRRSIQGQLDETLAKSNKLSKEIGELYKSGKAAEANELKKQTADLKESSKQLGDQLNEAVAKLQTILYEIPNIPQESVPAGNTDEDNEVVSQHGEIPVLHEEAKPHWELVKDYDIIDFELGNKITGAGFPVYKNKGARLQRALINYFLDKNTEAGYDEMQVPHLVNEASGYGTGQLPDKEGQMYHVGVDDLYLIPTGEVPITNIYRDTILEAKDFPITMTGYTPCFRREAGSYGSDVRGLNRLHQFDKVEILRIEHPDKSDGALDAMVVHVKGILEELELPYRILRLCGGDLGFTSTLTYDFEVYSTAQEKWLEVSSVSNFKTFQANRLKLRYRAEKGTELAHTLNGSALALPRILASILENYQVNGGIKIPKVLIPYCGFDTID is encoded by the coding sequence ATGCTACAAATAGCAGAAATACGTGAAAACAAAGACGTTTTTGCAAAAGCATTGCAAAAAAGAAACATCGATGCGCTTCCTTTATTAGAGAATGCGATAAAGGTAGATGAACAACGTCGCAGCATTCAAGGGCAACTTGATGAAACTCTAGCTAAGTCTAACAAACTTTCTAAAGAGATAGGAGAGTTGTATAAATCTGGAAAAGCTGCTGAGGCAAATGAACTTAAAAAGCAAACGGCTGATTTAAAAGAGTCTTCAAAACAATTAGGCGATCAATTGAATGAAGCTGTAGCAAAATTACAGACGATTTTATATGAGATACCTAATATTCCGCAGGAAAGTGTACCAGCTGGAAATACTGATGAAGATAATGAGGTAGTTTCTCAACATGGAGAAATACCAGTACTTCATGAAGAAGCAAAACCACACTGGGAACTGGTTAAAGACTATGATATTATTGATTTTGAATTAGGTAATAAAATTACAGGTGCTGGTTTCCCTGTTTATAAAAATAAGGGAGCACGATTACAACGTGCTTTAATTAATTATTTTCTAGACAAAAATACCGAAGCTGGATATGATGAAATGCAAGTACCGCATTTAGTAAATGAAGCGAGTGGTTATGGAACAGGTCAGTTACCAGATAAAGAAGGACAAATGTACCACGTAGGCGTGGATGATTTGTATTTAATCCCAACAGGAGAAGTTCCTATTACAAATATTTATAGAGATACTATTCTAGAAGCAAAGGACTTTCCTATCACCATGACTGGTTATACGCCATGCTTTAGACGCGAGGCTGGTAGTTATGGAAGTGATGTAAGAGGTTTAAATCGATTGCACCAATTTGATAAAGTAGAAATTTTACGCATCGAGCATCCAGATAAAAGTGATGGAGCTCTTGATGCTATGGTGGTGCATGTAAAAGGTATTCTTGAAGAGTTAGAATTACCATATCGTATTTTGAGGCTTTGTGGTGGAGATTTAGGATTTACTTCTACGCTCACCTATGATTTTGAAGTTTATAGTACTGCCCAAGAAAAATGGTTAGAAGTAAGTAGTGTTTCTAACTTTAAGACGTTTCAAGCTAATCGTTTGAAATTGCGTTACCGTGCAGAAAAAGGTACAGAACTTGCCCATACTTTGAATGGAAGTGCTTTAGCTTTACCTCGTATTCTAGCTAGTATTTTAGAAAATTATCAAGTAAATGGTGGTATCAAAATTCCTAAAGTTTTGATTCCGTATTGCGGTTTTGATACGATAGATTAA